A genomic stretch from Antarcticibacterium flavum includes:
- a CDS encoding thioredoxin family protein, translating to MVKELEQDNLNDIVAGGDTIVVQYMAGWCGNCRVMKPKFKKLAGENEQAKFIMVDAEKFPESRKMANVNNLPTFATFRNGSLINQVQTNKFELLKDLVNEVASN from the coding sequence ATGGTAAAGGAATTAGAACAGGATAATTTGAATGATATAGTTGCAGGAGGTGATACTATTGTTGTTCAATATATGGCCGGATGGTGCGGTAACTGCAGAGTTATGAAGCCAAAATTCAAAAAACTGGCCGGGGAGAATGAGCAAGCTAAATTTATAATGGTAGATGCTGAAAAATTTCCGGAATCCAGAAAAATGGCCAACGTGAACAACCTGCCAACCTTTGCAACTTTTAGAAATGGAAGTTTAATTAACCAGGTTCAAACCAACAAATTTGAACTTCTTAAAGACTTAGTAAATGAAGTTGCCAGTAATTAG
- a CDS encoding NAD(P)H-dependent oxidoreductase: protein MMSIEALKWRYATKKFDNEKFLPTHKLEVLKDAFNLTATSYGLQPIKMIIIHDKGLQEKLVKHSYNQKQVATASHVLVICIEKQVDKTFIEEYFNRVHSVRATPPDVLRPFQNSLIGDFEKKHVDEIAQWATNQAYLALGTLLTVCATEGIDSCPMEGFDPAGYDELLGLGEMNLESVLALPVGYRASDDMFSEFKKVRRPLEDVIIEFPVDPSIKSRG, encoded by the coding sequence ATGATGAGTATTGAAGCCCTAAAATGGCGGTATGCCACCAAAAAATTTGACAACGAGAAATTTTTACCTACTCATAAGCTGGAGGTGCTAAAAGACGCTTTTAACCTAACTGCGACCTCCTATGGATTGCAACCTATTAAAATGATCATAATTCATGATAAGGGACTTCAGGAAAAGTTGGTAAAACATTCCTACAATCAAAAACAGGTGGCCACCGCTTCTCATGTGCTGGTGATATGTATAGAGAAGCAGGTAGATAAGACTTTTATAGAAGAATACTTTAACAGGGTGCACAGCGTTAGAGCTACCCCTCCAGATGTTCTTCGACCTTTTCAAAATTCTCTAATTGGTGATTTTGAAAAGAAACACGTTGATGAAATTGCCCAATGGGCAACTAACCAGGCGTACCTCGCTCTTGGAACCCTGCTAACCGTTTGTGCGACTGAAGGTATTGATTCCTGTCCCATGGAAGGTTTTGATCCTGCCGGCTATGATGAATTACTGGGGCTGGGGGAGATGAATTTGGAATCTGTTCTTGCACTGCCGGTGGGGTATCGTGCGAGTGATGATATGTTTTCTGAATTTAAAAAAGTAAGACGCCCCCTTGAGGACGTCATCATCGAATTTCCTGTAGATCCTTCAATTAAAAGTAGAGGTTAA
- a CDS encoding LolA family protein: protein MKRLPIFLIAFLTMFAVNAQNADKAKALLNEVSSKVKSYDNMVIDFKYTLENKAENVNQETRGDVSIKGDKYVLNLMGTTQLFDGKKIYTIIPEDQEINVSNYVEEDENNITPSKMFTFYEDGYTYKWDIAQDVKGRKIQYIKLTPIDSNAEVKNILLGIDSQTKHIYNLIQTQDNGTKITITVKSFKNNQPLAQNLFTFSENRYKDYYINRLD from the coding sequence ATGAAAAGATTACCTATTTTCCTTATTGCCTTTTTAACCATGTTCGCGGTAAATGCTCAAAATGCAGATAAAGCAAAGGCACTGCTCAATGAAGTTTCCTCTAAGGTAAAATCCTATGACAACATGGTGATTGATTTTAAATACACCCTTGAAAATAAAGCTGAAAATGTTAACCAGGAGACGCGAGGGGATGTAAGTATTAAAGGAGACAAGTATGTACTTAACTTAATGGGTACTACCCAGTTGTTTGACGGTAAGAAGATATACACCATTATTCCTGAGGACCAGGAAATTAATGTTTCAAATTATGTTGAGGAGGATGAGAATAATATCACTCCTTCAAAAATGTTCACATTTTATGAGGATGGCTATACCTATAAGTGGGATATAGCCCAGGATGTAAAAGGTCGTAAGATACAGTATATTAAACTTACTCCTATTGACAGCAATGCAGAGGTTAAAAATATCCTGTTGGGAATTGACAGCCAGACCAAGCATATTTACAACCTGATCCAAACTCAGGACAATGGTACTAAGATCACAATCACTGTAAAAAGCTTTAAGAACAACCAACCTCTGGCTCAAAACCTTTTCACTTTTTCTGAGAACAGGTACAAAGATTACTACATCAACAGGTTAGACTAA
- a CDS encoding LptF/LptG family permease translates to MKILDKYILVSYLKTFFTVFIILMFIFVLQTIWLYIGELAGKDLDAGIIGRFLLYFSPKLIPLVLPLSILLTSIMVFGSFAENYEFAAMKSSGISLQRAMRSLTFFILFLSLTAFFFANNVIPAAEFKSINLRKNIAQLKPAMAISEGIFNEVGTFNIKVEKKTGDNDQFLEDVIIHEKSNQGGNLKVIKANRGELVGSTDSDVLSLILRDGNYYDEIPQNDPSKRANKPFAKSYFEEYVINIDISSFNDVDLADENYRNSQNMLKISELNQSIDSFSTAYQQEKFKFSNVIYNRSGASQIAANFTPRDSVREIDNSVLELYDTETGLQIVNLSLGSMNALVATVNIKKQEFRNSVKQLNKFEIALHEKYVLAFACVVLFFVGAPLGAIIRKGGMGLPMVVAILIFLTYHFIGIFAKNSAEDGSISPVLAAWLSTLIMMPLGILFTYRATTDQGLLSFSNITEPIGKFLKKLSFTRKETE, encoded by the coding sequence TTGAAGATCCTAGATAAATACATACTTGTAAGTTACCTAAAGACTTTCTTTACTGTTTTTATTATCCTCATGTTCATCTTTGTACTCCAAACCATTTGGCTGTATATAGGTGAACTTGCAGGAAAGGATCTTGATGCAGGAATCATTGGACGGTTCCTGCTTTATTTTTCACCAAAATTGATTCCGCTGGTGCTTCCGCTTTCCATACTTCTTACTTCTATAATGGTATTTGGAAGCTTTGCAGAGAATTATGAGTTTGCCGCCATGAAATCCTCTGGTATCTCCCTTCAGCGAGCCATGAGAAGCCTTACTTTCTTTATTCTGTTCCTTAGTCTTACCGCATTCTTTTTTGCCAACAATGTAATTCCCGCTGCAGAATTTAAATCCATTAACCTGCGTAAGAACATTGCCCAGTTAAAGCCTGCCATGGCCATTTCTGAAGGTATATTCAACGAGGTGGGAACTTTTAATATTAAGGTTGAGAAAAAAACAGGTGATAATGATCAGTTCCTTGAGGATGTAATTATTCACGAAAAATCCAACCAGGGTGGCAATTTAAAAGTGATTAAGGCTAACCGCGGAGAACTGGTGGGAAGTACAGATTCTGATGTTTTATCCCTAATCCTGCGGGACGGGAATTACTACGATGAGATCCCGCAGAATGACCCTTCCAAACGGGCCAATAAACCATTTGCAAAAAGCTATTTTGAGGAATATGTGATAAATATTGATATTTCCAGCTTCAACGATGTGGATTTGGCAGATGAAAATTACAGGAATTCGCAGAACATGTTGAAGATATCTGAACTTAATCAAAGTATAGATTCCTTCTCCACTGCTTACCAGCAGGAAAAATTCAAATTCTCCAATGTGATATACAACCGGAGTGGAGCCTCACAAATTGCTGCAAATTTTACACCCCGTGACAGTGTGAGGGAAATAGATAACTCTGTCCTTGAACTGTATGATACCGAAACAGGCCTCCAAATCGTGAATCTTAGTCTTGGATCTATGAACGCACTTGTGGCAACTGTCAATATTAAGAAACAGGAGTTCAGGAACAGTGTAAAACAGCTCAATAAATTCGAGATCGCTTTACATGAAAAATATGTACTGGCTTTTGCCTGCGTGGTATTGTTCTTTGTAGGAGCACCCCTTGGGGCTATCATAAGAAAAGGAGGAATGGGACTTCCAATGGTGGTTGCTATCCTTATTTTCCTTACCTACCACTTTATAGGGATATTCGCCAAGAACAGTGCAGAGGATGGAAGTATTAGTCCTGTGCTGGCAGCCTGGCTCTCGACACTTATCATGATGCCGCTGGGCATTCTCTTTACTTACCGGGCCACAACAGATCAGGGCCTGTTAAGCTTTAGTAATATTACCGAACCTATAGGTAAATTCCTAAAAAAACTCTCCTTCACAAGGAAGGAAACAGAATAG
- a CDS encoding alpha/beta fold hydrolase, whose product MKKLLFLILLISFPNFGQENIEVREINLENYEYPYPIDFFEVQAQQEKLSMAYMFIKAERSNGKTITLLHGKNFNGAYWKTTIDTLTAEGYDVLVPDQIGFGKSTKPKHFQYSFQQLALNTKKLLESLNIPSTVVMGHSMGGMLATRFALMYPETTTKLILLNPIGLEDWKLKVPYQSIDEWYANELDKNYKAIKEYQQENYYDGDWNEEYAQWAKLLAGWTLNENYPLIAWNTALTYDMIFTQPVVYEFHELVIPTLLLIGTRDRTALGKNLVSQDVSASMGRYDQLGKITAEKIPAASLLELKDVGHLPHIEAFPLYISSLLEYLKN is encoded by the coding sequence ATGAAAAAATTACTATTCCTCATTCTGCTTATATCCTTTCCTAATTTCGGTCAGGAGAATATCGAAGTGCGGGAAATAAATCTCGAAAACTATGAATACCCATATCCGATAGATTTTTTTGAGGTACAGGCACAGCAGGAAAAGTTGTCAATGGCCTATATGTTCATTAAAGCTGAAAGATCTAATGGCAAAACAATTACCCTCCTGCACGGGAAGAATTTCAACGGTGCCTATTGGAAAACAACCATTGATACTCTAACAGCTGAAGGTTATGATGTCCTGGTGCCGGACCAGATTGGTTTTGGTAAATCCACCAAACCAAAACATTTTCAATACAGCTTCCAACAGCTGGCCCTCAATACAAAAAAATTACTGGAATCACTTAATATTCCCAGTACTGTGGTGATGGGGCACTCCATGGGAGGAATGCTTGCAACCAGGTTTGCTCTTATGTATCCGGAGACAACCACAAAATTGATCCTTTTAAATCCCATAGGGCTGGAAGACTGGAAACTTAAGGTTCCTTATCAGTCAATTGATGAATGGTATGCCAATGAATTGGACAAAAATTACAAGGCTATTAAAGAATACCAGCAGGAGAATTATTATGATGGGGATTGGAATGAGGAATACGCCCAATGGGCCAAACTTCTGGCAGGCTGGACACTCAATGAGAATTATCCCTTAATTGCCTGGAATACGGCTTTAACTTACGATATGATCTTCACCCAGCCGGTAGTTTATGAGTTTCATGAACTTGTCATACCAACCTTGCTTTTAATTGGTACCCGGGACAGGACAGCATTGGGAAAAAACCTGGTATCTCAGGATGTAAGCGCATCAATGGGCAGGTATGACCAGCTTGGAAAAATTACCGCAGAAAAAATCCCGGCTGCAAGCCTTTTGGAGCTAAAAGATGTAGGTCACTTACCACATATTGAGGCTTTCCCTCTTTACATCTCCTCTCTCCTGGAATATTTAAAGAATTAA
- a CDS encoding DNA translocase FtsK, whose translation MASKKASTKKKKNTAGLKKPSFKFSRQQKVVLGSFLMLLGLAMIIAFISFLFNWQADQSTLQELGNRELETRNWLSKFGAAVSDFFIYRGFGLAAFLLAGLVAVTGIFLFFNLKMKNLFTYWFWGLLMMLWWAVFFGFFAESNSLLGGRVGYEVNDYLQDYIGFIGTLLLLTFMFIAYFVIRLKITPEMVGEFISSKRKSVTEDFTTQAEPSKAPAAQVTHEEKDWVEKTAAEKKEEATAAYSIKEDKPKPSQPAPPVTKSQEEDDVQMEIETAEEEEAEDTLSHKLVKDFGEFDPTLELKNYKWPTIDLLKDYNTNGGGITVDQQELEENKNTIVATLKNYKIEIAQIKATVGPTVTLYEIVPEAGIRISKIKNLEDDIALSLSALGIRIIAPIPGKGTIGIEVPNKNSTIVSMRSVIASPKFQNAEMELPMALGKTISNETFVVDLAKMPHLLMAGATGQGKSVGLNAILTSLLYCKHPAEVKFVLVDPKKVELTLFNKIERHYLAKLPNTEDAIITDNTKVINTLNSLCIEMDDRYNLLKDAMVRNIKEYNVKFRARKLNPENGHKFLPYIVLVVDEFADLIMTAGKEVETPIARLAQLARAIGIHLIIATQRPSVNVITGIIKANFPARIAFRVTSKIDSRTILDNQGADQLIGRGDMLFTQGNDLIRLQCAFVDTPEVDKITEFIGSQKAYPDAHLLPEYETDESGTGLDIDVSERDKLFREAAEVIVIAQQGSASLLQRKLKLGYNRAGRLIDQLEAAGVVGPFEGSKARQVLVSDIASLEQLLNEEDQY comes from the coding sequence ATGGCAAGTAAAAAAGCCTCTACTAAAAAGAAGAAGAATACCGCTGGTTTAAAAAAGCCATCTTTTAAATTTTCGAGACAGCAAAAAGTAGTGCTTGGAAGTTTCCTCATGCTTCTTGGGTTGGCAATGATCATTGCCTTTATTTCCTTTTTATTCAATTGGCAGGCAGATCAAAGTACCTTACAGGAGCTGGGCAACAGGGAGTTAGAGACCAGGAACTGGTTAAGCAAATTTGGTGCTGCAGTAAGCGATTTCTTCATTTATCGCGGTTTTGGGCTGGCAGCCTTCCTCCTTGCGGGACTTGTAGCCGTGACCGGTATATTCCTGTTCTTCAATCTTAAAATGAAAAACCTCTTTACCTATTGGTTTTGGGGCCTTTTAATGATGTTATGGTGGGCAGTTTTCTTTGGTTTTTTTGCTGAAAGTAATTCTCTTTTAGGTGGCCGTGTGGGTTATGAAGTAAATGATTATTTACAGGACTATATTGGCTTTATTGGCACCCTGCTATTGCTTACGTTTATGTTCATTGCCTACTTCGTAATACGCTTAAAGATAACCCCAGAGATGGTGGGGGAGTTTATTAGCTCAAAAAGAAAAAGTGTTACTGAAGACTTCACGACCCAGGCTGAACCCAGCAAGGCACCTGCCGCACAAGTAACCCACGAGGAAAAAGACTGGGTAGAAAAGACGGCAGCTGAAAAGAAAGAAGAGGCAACTGCTGCTTATTCAATAAAAGAAGATAAACCCAAGCCTTCTCAACCGGCACCTCCAGTTACTAAATCCCAGGAGGAGGATGACGTGCAAATGGAAATCGAGACGGCAGAGGAAGAAGAAGCTGAGGATACTCTTAGCCACAAACTCGTCAAGGATTTTGGAGAATTTGATCCCACCCTGGAACTTAAGAATTACAAGTGGCCTACTATAGACCTCCTTAAGGATTATAACACAAACGGCGGGGGCATAACAGTAGACCAGCAGGAACTGGAGGAAAATAAGAACACCATTGTGGCAACTCTCAAGAATTATAAAATAGAGATCGCCCAAATAAAGGCCACAGTAGGGCCAACCGTAACCTTGTATGAGATCGTCCCGGAAGCAGGGATAAGAATATCCAAGATCAAGAACCTGGAAGATGATATTGCACTCTCACTTTCAGCTTTGGGAATTCGTATTATCGCACCTATTCCTGGAAAGGGAACTATTGGGATCGAGGTGCCTAATAAGAATTCCACAATCGTTTCCATGCGCTCTGTCATTGCATCACCAAAATTTCAGAATGCTGAGATGGAACTTCCAATGGCACTTGGTAAAACTATATCCAACGAGACCTTTGTTGTCGACCTTGCAAAAATGCCTCACCTCCTAATGGCAGGAGCTACCGGCCAGGGGAAATCTGTGGGACTTAATGCGATCCTTACCTCCCTGTTATATTGTAAACACCCTGCTGAGGTTAAGTTCGTTCTGGTAGACCCAAAAAAGGTGGAACTTACTCTTTTCAATAAGATCGAAAGACATTACCTCGCAAAACTGCCAAATACGGAAGATGCCATTATAACCGATAATACCAAGGTTATCAATACTCTTAACTCCCTTTGTATTGAGATGGATGACCGCTATAATTTGCTAAAGGATGCAATGGTTAGAAACATCAAGGAGTACAATGTAAAATTCAGGGCCAGAAAACTGAATCCTGAGAACGGGCACAAATTCCTGCCCTATATAGTCCTTGTGGTAGATGAATTTGCAGATCTTATTATGACTGCAGGAAAAGAGGTGGAAACTCCAATAGCAAGGCTTGCACAGCTTGCCAGGGCAATAGGCATACATTTGATCATTGCAACTCAAAGACCATCGGTAAACGTGATAACGGGTATTATTAAAGCCAATTTCCCGGCGCGTATTGCCTTTAGGGTTACATCCAAAATAGATTCAAGGACGATTCTTGATAACCAGGGAGCAGATCAACTAATTGGCCGTGGAGATATGCTGTTCACCCAGGGGAATGATCTTATTCGATTACAATGTGCTTTTGTTGACACGCCAGAGGTAGATAAGATCACTGAATTTATTGGTTCTCAAAAGGCATATCCCGATGCTCACCTCCTGCCGGAATACGAGACAGATGAAAGTGGCACAGGACTTGATATTGATGTAAGCGAACGCGATAAACTGTTCCGCGAAGCCGCCGAAGTCATAGTAATAGCCCAGCAGGGATCGGCATCTTTACTGCAAAGAAAATTGAAATTAGGATATAACCGTGCAGGACGGCTTATTGATCAATTGGAAGCTGCAGGAGTTGTTGGACCTTTCGAGGGAAGCAAGGCAAGGCAGGTTTTGGTTTCAGATATCGCTTCATTAGAACAATTGCTAAATGAAGAAGACCAATATTAA
- the tpx gene encoding thiol peroxidase has translation MSQITIKDKRINTYGNLPETGEKAPHFELVKEDLTPVTLKDFKGKRVIMNIFPSIDTFVCATSVRNFNDKAAKLNNAEVLCISRDLPFAQKRFKDAEGIKNVINLSDFRQGDFGKDYGVEMMDGPWAGLLSRAVIVLDEEGKVLHSQQVENIDDEPDYLEALKPLL, from the coding sequence ATGTCGCAGATCACGATAAAAGATAAGAGAATTAATACTTATGGAAATCTTCCGGAGACAGGAGAAAAGGCACCGCATTTTGAGCTTGTAAAAGAGGATCTCACCCCGGTTACCCTAAAGGACTTCAAGGGAAAGCGAGTAATAATGAACATTTTTCCAAGTATAGACACTTTTGTTTGTGCTACTTCTGTAAGAAATTTTAATGATAAGGCAGCTAAACTAAATAATGCCGAAGTGCTTTGTATCTCACGGGATTTACCCTTTGCTCAAAAAAGATTTAAAGATGCTGAAGGCATTAAAAATGTTATTAATCTTTCAGATTTCCGCCAGGGCGATTTTGGAAAGGACTACGGCGTTGAGATGATGGATGGCCCCTGGGCAGGATTACTTTCAAGAGCAGTGATTGTATTGGATGAAGAAGGAAAAGTTTTACATAGCCAGCAGGTTGAAAATATAGATGATGAGCCAGATTACCTGGAGGCTCTCAAACCGCTGCTGTAA
- the ribB gene encoding 3,4-dihydroxy-2-butanone-4-phosphate synthase, producing MKTVQHTSSKNKIVLHTIKEAIDDIREGKVIIVVDDIDRENEGDFLAAAEKVTPEMINFMATHGRGLICAPITEERCKELKLEMMVGNNTDPMETAFTISVDLKGEGVTTGISASDRAKTIKSLINPETRPMDLSRPGHIFPLKAKEGGVLRRTGHTEAAIDFARLAGFQPAGVIVEIMNEDGTMARLPQLIEVARKFDLKLVSIEDLVAYRMQHDSLIEKKEDFDINTRFGTFRLRAYQQTTNNQIHIALTKGAWKPTEEIMVRVNSTLVNNDILGTLTNNADKKLDDMFKAINDEGRGAIVFINQESQSLNLLKRLTELKERQKQGEMKAPPIIMDTKDFGIGAQILHDLEIHKIKLLSNSAQTKRVGMIGYGLEITEYVNY from the coding sequence ATGAAAACCGTGCAACATACCTCATCCAAAAATAAGATAGTACTTCACACAATTAAAGAAGCAATTGATGACATTCGTGAAGGAAAGGTTATTATAGTGGTAGATGATATCGACCGGGAAAATGAGGGAGATTTTCTCGCAGCGGCAGAAAAAGTCACCCCAGAGATGATCAACTTCATGGCAACCCACGGGCGCGGACTTATTTGTGCTCCTATTACAGAAGAGCGCTGCAAGGAGCTCAAATTGGAGATGATGGTAGGCAATAACACAGATCCTATGGAAACTGCCTTTACCATTTCGGTAGATCTTAAAGGCGAAGGAGTTACCACGGGTATTTCTGCTTCAGACAGGGCAAAGACTATTAAATCCCTGATCAATCCTGAAACCCGCCCTATGGACTTGAGCCGTCCAGGTCATATTTTTCCGCTTAAGGCAAAAGAAGGCGGAGTGTTAAGAAGGACGGGGCATACTGAGGCTGCTATTGACTTTGCCAGGCTTGCAGGATTTCAACCTGCAGGAGTTATTGTGGAGATTATGAATGAAGATGGTACTATGGCAAGGTTACCACAGCTTATTGAAGTGGCAAGGAAATTCGATCTCAAACTTGTATCTATCGAAGACCTGGTTGCCTATCGTATGCAGCATGACTCCCTTATTGAGAAGAAAGAGGATTTCGATATAAATACAAGGTTTGGAACCTTTAGATTAAGGGCTTACCAGCAAACTACCAATAATCAAATACATATAGCGCTTACCAAAGGAGCCTGGAAACCTACAGAGGAGATCATGGTACGTGTTAACTCTACTTTGGTAAATAACGATATTCTGGGAACCCTTACCAATAATGCGGATAAGAAACTGGATGATATGTTCAAAGCTATCAATGATGAAGGCAGGGGCGCTATTGTATTTATCAATCAGGAAAGCCAGTCTCTCAATCTTTTAAAAAGGCTTACAGAACTTAAGGAACGCCAGAAGCAGGGAGAAATGAAAGCTCCCCCAATTATAATGGATACAAAAGATTTTGGAATTGGTGCCCAGATCCTGCACGATCTGGAAATCCATAAGATCAAACTCTTATCAAACTCGGCTCAAACAAAACGAGTTGGAATGATAGGATATGGCCTGGAGATCACAGAATATGTGAATTACTAA
- a CDS encoding SanA/YdcF family protein gives MKRIKRLLIILVLLLVAGIGLVYLLSFYVERSTREKVYSSIEALPDAHTVIILGASVHSDGKLSPVLQDRVDTGLRIYKKGKAKRFLLSGDNREKDYDEVSAMRSYLLLRNVPPSHISTDPAGLNTYESMKRSSTEFDIPSAIVVTQAFHLPRTLFISNNLGLNYAGYPADAQKYRTETSLVYREKLANFKALYELFIRKSHKKQLKGNSLTLICKK, from the coding sequence ATGAAGAGGATTAAAAGACTACTAATTATACTGGTTCTACTGCTAGTAGCAGGGATTGGCCTGGTGTATCTTTTAAGTTTCTACGTTGAAAGATCAACCAGGGAAAAAGTATATTCAAGCATTGAAGCGCTGCCAGATGCCCATACTGTTATAATCCTTGGTGCAAGTGTCCATTCAGACGGTAAACTGTCGCCGGTATTGCAGGACCGGGTTGATACGGGGCTAAGGATTTATAAGAAAGGTAAGGCAAAACGCTTTCTTCTAAGTGGGGACAACCGTGAAAAGGATTATGATGAAGTAAGTGCAATGCGGTCATATCTCCTTTTAAGAAATGTTCCTCCCTCCCACATCTCTACAGATCCTGCAGGTTTAAATACCTATGAAAGCATGAAAAGATCTTCAACTGAATTTGATATACCAAGCGCCATCGTGGTCACACAGGCATTCCATCTTCCCCGCACCCTTTTTATCTCAAATAACCTTGGATTGAATTATGCCGGCTATCCTGCAGATGCCCAAAAATATCGCACTGAGACCAGCCTGGTATACCGTGAAAAGTTGGCTAATTTTAAGGCTCTGTACGAACTTTTCATCAGGAAATCCCATAAAAAACAGCTTAAAGGAAATTCTTTAACTTTAATTTGTAAGAAATAG
- a CDS encoding diacylglycerol kinase family protein, whose amino-acid sequence MVISILVTIAGFYFDITTTEWMFQIFAIGLVLSTEGLNSAVEGIADFVHPDFHTKIGYIKDVAAGAVLFAAFTAVIIAAFIYLPYIFG is encoded by the coding sequence GTGGTAATTTCAATCCTGGTTACTATTGCAGGTTTCTATTTTGATATTACCACTACAGAATGGATGTTCCAGATCTTTGCTATAGGCCTGGTTCTTAGTACTGAAGGGCTCAACAGTGCCGTTGAAGGCATAGCCGATTTTGTGCACCCCGATTTCCATACTAAAATAGGATATATCAAGGATGTGGCTGCGGGCGCGGTACTTTTCGCCGCTTTTACGGCCGTTATCATTGCAGCTTTTATTTACCTCCCTTACATTTTTGGTTAA
- a CDS encoding peroxiredoxin, producing MALVGKKFPNLSVNAMDEMGDTFKINVLEEAQKNNKKVLLFWYPKDFTFVCPTELHAFQEALGEFEKRNVKVIGASCDTAEVHFAWLNTAKDNGGIEGVTYPILADSNRNLSSQLGILDISNEQYDEETGAVTVEGDNVTYRATYLIDEEGTIFHESVNHMPLGRNVKEFMRLIDAYSHVQEKGEVCPANWEEGKEAMHANREGVASYLSTSAN from the coding sequence ATGGCTTTAGTAGGAAAAAAATTTCCAAATTTAAGTGTAAACGCAATGGATGAAATGGGCGATACTTTCAAGATAAACGTTCTTGAAGAAGCTCAAAAGAATAACAAAAAAGTATTGCTGTTCTGGTATCCAAAAGATTTTACTTTTGTTTGCCCAACAGAATTACATGCTTTCCAGGAAGCTCTGGGAGAGTTTGAAAAAAGGAATGTAAAAGTAATAGGAGCTTCCTGTGACACTGCAGAGGTTCACTTTGCCTGGTTGAACACCGCTAAAGATAATGGCGGGATCGAAGGGGTAACTTATCCAATCCTTGCAGACTCTAACAGGAACCTTAGCTCGCAGTTAGGAATACTTGATATTTCCAACGAGCAATATGACGAGGAAACAGGAGCTGTGACTGTAGAAGGTGATAACGTAACATACCGAGCTACTTACCTTATCGACGAGGAAGGAACTATCTTCCACGAGAGTGTAAACCATATGCCACTTGGAAGAAATGTAAAAGAATTTATGCGTCTTATCGATGCTTACTCCCACGTACAGGAAAAAGGAGAAGTTTGTCCTGCAAACTGGGAAGAAGGAAAAGAAGCTATGCACGCGAACCGTGAAGGTGTTGCTTCCTACCTAAGCACAAGCGCAAACTAA
- a CDS encoding phage holin family protein: protein MLQWLLHIVIDAVVLLIAAKYMSKVELKGFKTAIIVALIIGVLSFLLSWILTAVLNIATLGVFYFLGLGFIIRIIVNAIIIELADKLSKDFNTVGFLPSLWLAVILAVVSAILDAILF, encoded by the coding sequence ATGTTACAGTGGCTTCTTCATATCGTTATTGATGCCGTCGTTTTATTGATCGCGGCCAAATATATGTCCAAGGTGGAATTAAAGGGATTTAAAACCGCCATTATTGTGGCTCTTATAATTGGGGTCCTAAGTTTTCTTTTAAGCTGGATACTTACTGCTGTGCTTAATATCGCTACATTAGGGGTCTTCTACTTCCTTGGCCTTGGCTTTATTATTAGGATTATAGTGAATGCCATAATTATCGAGCTGGCAGATAAATTAAGCAAGGACTTTAATACGGTAGGGTTTTTACCATCCCTCTGGCTTGCAGTTATTCTTGCAGTCGTAAGTGCTATCCTGGATGCGATCCTATTTTAG
- a CDS encoding DUF6952 family protein, with translation MKLPVIRHLQRNNDAEKLQHTIEVLESFTEHRSVTDEEMDVIGELISNLCGAVEVHQMIEEGTPEKDACNNFMQKVMGSIDR, from the coding sequence ATGAAGTTGCCAGTAATTAGACATTTACAGCGTAACAACGATGCCGAAAAATTACAGCATACCATTGAAGTTCTGGAAAGTTTTACAGAACACCGCTCTGTTACAGATGAGGAAATGGATGTTATAGGAGAATTGATCTCCAATTTATGCGGTGCCGTTGAAGTGCATCAAATGATAGAAGAAGGTACCCCGGAAAAAGATGCCTGTAACAATTTTATGCAAAAAGTTATGGGGTCTATAGACCGCTAA